Within Cellulophaga sp. L1A9, the genomic segment CTGCTGTGCTCGATATTACGGATCCAACGGCGCCTACGATAGAAATTATAGAAGACACCAATAATGATGGTTTAATTAGTGAAGATGAGTTAACTGGTGCGATTGACGCTCGTGTAACACTTCCTGCGGATGCCGTTGCTGGTGATAAAGTAACTATTACCGATGGAAATGGAAATTCTCAAGAGGTAGTACTTACAGCAACAGATATTACCAATGGCACGATTGCTATTGTAATTGTTAACCCTGGTGATAACGGAACTATTGTTGTTACCGCTAAAATTACGGATATCGCCGGCAATGAAAGTGTAGACAGCGCTACAGATACCGCAGTACTTGACCTTACGGATCCAAGTGCTCCGACAATAGAAATTACAGAAGATACAAACGATGATGAATTAATCAATGAAGATGAACTCGTAGGAGACATAGACGCTCGTGTAACACTTCCAGCGGATGCTGTTGCAGGAGATACCGTAACCGTAACCGATGGGAATGGAAATTCTCAAGATCTTATTTTAACTGCTACTGATATTACTAATGGATTTATAGATGTCATTATCGCTAATCCTGGAGATAAAGGCACTATTGTAGTTACCGCAAACCTTACGGATGTTGCAGGGAATGTAGGCCCTACTAGTGCAACGGATACGGCAGTTCTTGATACTACAGATCCTGGTGCTCCAACAGTTATTATTTCAGAAGACGTTAATGATGACGGATTTATAAACGAAGATGAATTATCAGCAGATATTAATGCTGTAATATCATTACCTAGTAATGTCGTTGGCGGCGATACCGTCACCATTACTGATGGAAATGGAAATAGCCAAAATATCATTTTGACAGCAACAGAAGCTTCTAATGGTTTTATTATAGTGAGCATTATTAATCCTGGTGATGGAGGAACTATAGTCGTAACGGCAAACCTTACGGATGCGGCTGGGAATGTAGGTCCTGATAGTACGTCAGATTTTGCTACCATTGATCTTACGGATCCAACTGCTCCAACGATAGTTATTTCGGAAGACAGCAACGATGATGAATTAATCAATGAAGATGAACTTATTGGCGATATTGATGCACGTGTGACATTGCCTGCCGATGCTCTTGAAGGAGATACGGTAACCGTTACATATGGAAATGGAAACTCACAAGATGTGGTGCTTACGGCAACGGATATTACCAATGGATTTATTGATGTAGTTATCATTAATCCTGGTGATACAGGTACCATCGTAGTAACTGCAAATCTTACCGATGTTGCCGGAAATGTAGGTCCTAATAGCGCTACAGATACCGCAACACTTGATACTACAGCTCCTACTGCACCAACAGTAGTTATCACAGAAGATATCAATAACGATGGATTAATAAATGAAGATGAACTTGTAGGCGATATTGATGCTGTAGTAACATTGCCTGCCGATGCAGTTGCAGGTGACACCGTAACCATTACCGATGGAAATGGAGGCTCACAGGATGTAGTACTTACGACCACGGATATTGCCAATGGTGCTATTGCGGTTGTAATTCCTAACCCTGGAGACAATGGAACAATTATAGTGACGGCCAACATAACAGATGTTGCTGGTAATGTGGGGCCAAATAGTGTTACAGATACTGCGACACTTGATACCACAGATCCTACAGCACCAACAGTAGTCATCACAGAAGACACCAATAACGATGAATTAATAAACCAAGATGAACTTATTGGTGATATTGATGCACGTGTGACATTGCCTGCCGATGCTCTTGAAGGAGATACGGTAACCATCACTGATGGTAATGGAAACTCACAAGATGTAGTGCTTACGGCAACGGATATTACCAATGGATTTATTGATGTCATTATCAATAATCCTGGAGACACCGGTACCCTAGTAGTAACCGCAAACCTCACCGATGTTGCCGGAAATGTGGGTCCTAATAGTGTAACCGACACTGCAGTATTGGATATTACAGATCCGACAGCTCCAAGTGTTGTCATAACGGAAGATACCAATAATGACGGATTAATTTCTGAAGATGAGCTTGTAGGCGATATTAATGCTTTGATAACACTACCTGCTGATGCGGTCGCGGGAGATACGGTAACCATTACCGATGGAAATGGAAACTCGCAAGATGTGGTGCTTACCGCAACAGATATTACTAATGGTACTATTGCTGTCGTGATCCCTAATCCTGGTGATAATGGAACAATTACAGTAACGGCAACTATCACAGATGTTGCCGGTAATGTAGGCCCAGATAGTATTTCAGATATTGCAACATTTGATACAACAGACCCTACAGCACCAACTGTCGTTATTACGGAAGATACCAATAACGACGGATTAATTTCTGAAGATGAATTAGTGGGTGATATTGATGCACGTATCACACTTCCTGCAGATGCTGTCGCAGGAGATACCGTTACCATCTCTGATGGAAATGGAAACACACAAGATGTAGTACTTTCTACTACAGATATTGCTACTGGATTTATTGATGTAATTATCCCTAATCCAGGTGATGCAGGTACCATTGACCTTACTGCTAACATAACAGATGTTGCAGGAAACGTTGGTCCTAATAGTGTTACGGATACAGCTACACTTGATCTTTCAGATCCAACAGTAGATAGCTTTAATACCATAGACATTACCCCTATTCTAACAGGTCAAGGAAATGCTAATGAAACCTTGCTTATAGAATTGGATACAGATGGGGATAATATTCCTGATGTTATTTATACAGTAACTACAGACGCTAGTGGCAACTGGAGTTTAGACACCGAAACAGCCGTACCAGATTCTGGTAGCTTCCCTACCTTACTAGATGAAGATGTCATTGCTATTACAGCTACCGATCCTTCAGGAAATTCAGGTATAGGTAGCGTAACTATTTCTGTAGATACAGATGGTGATGGCCTTAATGACAATGAAGAGACAGCTTTAGGAACAGACCCTAACAATCCTGATACCGATGGAGATGGTATTTCTGATGGTCAAGAAGTGAATACAGATACTACAAACCCATTGGATGATTGTAGTTCTGTAAACGGAAGTCCTTTAGGAGATAGCGATTGTGATAACGACGGATTAACAACAGATCAAGAGGTAGCTGCAGGAACAGATCCTGACAATCCTGATTCTGACAATGATGGATTATCAGACGGTGAAGAAATTGCTTTAGGAACAGATCCTAATAATTCTGATTCCGATGGGGATGGCATCATAGACGGACAAGAAGTAGTAGACAATACCAATCCTTTAGATGATTGTGATCATAATGGTGGAAAAGCCTTACCTGATAGCGATTGTGATGCAGACGGATTGACGACTGCACAAGAAGATGCTATTGGTTCTGATCCTAATAATGCAGATACCGATGGGGATACCATCCCAGATGGTCAAGAAATAACAGACGGTACCGATCCTTTAGATCCTTGTGATGCTATTGGTGGTGTCCCTACCCTAGCAGCTGGTTGTAATGAAGAAGTGGTAAGTTCAGGAATAGCCGTTGCTAATGAAATTCTAACTCCTGATAATGATGGCGTAAATGATTTCTTTAGGATTGAAAACATTGAGTCTTTCCCGAACAACACAGTACAGATTTATAACCGTTGGGGAGTGGTAGTCTATGAAATGGCTGGATATGATAATCAATCTAACGTATTTAGAGGCGCTTCTAATGGTAGAGTAACCATTAGTACAGATTCTGAGCTACCTGTAGGTGTTTACTTCTATATAATCAAATACGTAAATGAAGGGAATCATCTAAATAAAGCCGGATATTTATACATTAACCGATAAGCATTAACCATTAAGTATAAAACATGAAAAAATATTTGATCATAGCACTCTTTGTCTTTGCAGGGACCACAACTCTCTCTGCACAACAAGATGCGCAATACACGCAGTACATGTACAATACCATTTCGGTGAATCCTGCCTATGCAGGTTCCCGAGGGGTGCTGAGTATTGCTGCCTTACACCGCTCACAATGGGTAGGATTAGATGGGGCGCCAACCACTCAAACCTTAAATCTGCATACTCCGGTGTCTAGAAGGGTGGGTTTAGGACTTTCTATTGTAAATGATGAAATAGGAAATGGTACCAATCAAGATACGTATTTTGATGCCGCATTTTCCTATACCATCCCTACTTCTGAAGAAGGTAAACTCTCATTTGGATTAAAAGCAGGAGGACATTTCTTAAACATCGATTTCTCTAAACTTAGAAATTATGGCGCAGAAAGTAACTTGCCTAATGTGGATAATAAATTCTCTCCTAATTTTGGAGCAGGGGTTTACTACCATACCAATAACTTTTACTCCGGACTATCTGTTCCTAACTTTTTACAGACAGAACATTTTGATAGTGCAGGAACCAATAGCTCCTCTTTCTTGGCAGAAGAACGGTTAAATATTTACTTTATAACAGGTTATGTTTTTGATTTGAATCCTAATTTAAAATTCAAACCTGCAGCATTGGTAAAAGCTGTAAAAGGGGCGCCTTTACAAATAGATGTCTCGGCTAACTTCCTTATTAATGATAAATTTTCTGTAGGAGCTGCATACCGTTGGGATGCAGCAGTAAGCTTATTGGCAGGGTTCCAAATCTCAGAACAATTAATGCTTGGACTTGCTTACGATAAAGAAACAACAGACCTAGGAGCTACCCGTTTTAATGATGGGTCTTTTGAAATCTTTCTTCGCTATGAATTCTTAACACGATACAAAAAGGTAATAACACCAAGATTCTTTTAAAATAGTTTCTTTGTAATAATTTAACATCTGATGATCACATCTAGATCCACTACTGCTATAAAATTAAAATTTTACTAGGTTTTTTTTGCCTATAAGTCTTGCTCATACCACCAAATTAATTACCGTTCACCGACACCTTGTTACAATTAACCACACCTTTAGGGGTGTTCGACAACAAAAAATACGAATAACTTTCTCAAATACTTTACTTTGTTAAAAGTATTAATAAATAAAATAGACTACAGTAATAAGACTATTTATTTTGCAATTTGTAAGTTTTAACTTATTTATTTACTTTTAATCGTACATAAATAACATTTCATCGAAAAATTATTTTTGAGTCCAGTTATAAATTGTAATGATTTTTTTCTTCTTAATGTTAATAAAATATTGATAAAAAAAATTACTGACCATACCCTTTAAAACTATGAAAACCCAAAACCAATTATTTAAAAAGAAACTATATAGTATGGTACTATTAGTATTTGCTTTTTCTAGCTCTTATGCGCAATTAAGTAATACACATTATATACCACCCATGTATTGTCCGGAATACAATGCTAATAATTGGGGGAATGAAGAACTTCATTTATCAACACCTTCCTCTACTGCTTTTACAGTTTTTGTTGAAGACGGAGCTGGAAATCCTGTTGGGGCGGGTAATAACGGAACTCTTGGAGCTTATGATATTGTTAATGGAGCTCCATACGTCTTAAGCTTAGGTACTGCTCCTAGTGGGTACGCTTCAGCCCTCACCGCAAACCTAGGTGACGTTATTGATGGCAATGGCTCAGGACTAAAATTGACTGCAAGTGAAAATTTCTATGTTAATTTTAAGGTTAATGGAGGTTCACAAGCAGCTAGTTTAACTTCAAAAGGTACATCCGCTTTGGGTACCCATTTTAAATGGGCAGGACCACCAAACCGAACAACATATGCTGCCGGTGGATATTCTGTTTTGAGTATAATGGCCACACAAGATGGCACCGTTATAGATGTTACGGATTATGATACAGATCTTCTTATTCAACGTAATACAGATGCCAGCGCAATTACAGATGATGCTCTAAATTTCACCTTAAATGCAGGAGAATCCTATATTTTAGCAGTAAGAGCAAATACAGGTACTGCCAATAGAACCGGATTTATTGGTGCTGATATTACATCAACTTCGCCAATCGCTGTAACAACAGGTGGAACATTATTTGCGATAGCAAACACGGGCGGTAGAGATTTAGGAATTGATCAACTTGTACCAATTGAATTATTAGGTACAGAATATGTTGTCATTCAAGGTAATGGCGGTTCTTCTGAACGTGTTATCTTAACAGGTACAGCTAATGGCACATCGGTTAATGTTAATGGTGCTTTTTATGGTACCGTAGAAAATGGTACATTTTTAGAAATTAATGGTAGTGAGTTTTCAGCAAACGAAAACATGTTAATTGAAACTACAGGTGCCGTTTATGTACATCACGCTATAATAGGTGTTAATGGATCTGCTAATACAGATGGACTAAATTTTATTCCCCCATTATCGTGTTTTAATGATATTGAACTTAATGAACTTTCAAGTCCAAGGGTAATTGCAGGAACCTCATATACAGCTTCAAGCTTAATGGTTACCACTATTGCAGGTTCTACACTACTTGTTAATGGAACTGCCACAACTGAAACAGAAAAAGCTGTACCTAACAGTACTACATGGGTTACTTATAAAATACCTATTGATAATGATGGCAACTATTCCGTTAGTAGTAATAATCCAATTGCAGTTAGTTTATTTGGAGGCTCAGGTAATGCCGGATTCGGTGGTTATTTCTCTAGTTTTGGTAGTGCCCCTTATTTAGAGGCAAATCAATATTTAAATTACTGTTATGATGAACTTTCTGTGATAAGCTCAGTACCACCATCAGGGATAACTTGGTATAAAGATGGCGTAGCTATTCCTGGTGAAACAGGAAATACTTTTATTCCTACACAATCAGGAACGTATTCTGCACTAATAGATGTGGCTTTTTGTCAATCATTCACAAGTCAATTTACTTATGTTTTTGATGATGATGATCTAGATGGATTGCCTAATGATTGCGATCCAAATGATGATAATATAGATACAGATGGAGATGGGATTCCAGATGGTGCAGATGCCGATGTTGATGGTGACGGAACTTTAGATAACGGACCTGACTGTGATGGCGATGGTATCAATGATTTATTTGATTCAACACCATGTCCTGGTGATGTGGCAGATCCTGCAACAGATAGTGATGGCGATGGAATCACAGATGAAAATGACTTAATAGATAATACTGTTGATACAGATGGTGATGGTTTACCAGATGCTATTGACCCAGATAATAATAATCCAGATACCGATGGTGATGGTGTTCCAGATGGTGTGGATATAGATCCTGATGGAGATGGTATCGCCAATAACGGAACGGATTCCGATGGTGATGGAATAAACGATTTCTCCGATATTGATAATAATCCAGGTGCTCCCGATTCTGACGGAGATGGTATTATAGACTCGGAAGATACAATAGATAATACCGCGGATGCCGATGGAGATGGTTTACCTGATCATTTAGATCCTGATGATGGCAATTGTGATACTGATGGTGACGGCATTGTTGATGGTGCTGATATTGACGTTAACGGAGATGGAACAAATGATAACGGAGCCGATACTGATGGTGATGGGGTGAACAATCAGTTTGATTCTGATGTTGACGGTAACGGAACCATTGATAATGGCCCCGATGCAGATGATAATGGTCTTAATGATGACAAGCAACCATTAGATACTGATGGTGATGGAATTCCAGATGGCTGTGATACGGACCCTTCAAACCCTTGTTCTCCTTCAGCGGACAGTCTTTATGTTCCTGTAGATACCGCTGATTGTGATAATGACGGATTAACCTATGCAGAAGAAATAACTGCAGGTACAGATCCTGACTTGGCTGATACAGATGGTGATGGCATAACTGATGGACAAGAAGTATCAGATGGTACAGATCCACTAAATGACTGCGATTCATTCGGTGGAATTCCCCTTGGAACAAGTGATTGTGATGGTGACGGCGTGCCAAATGCAACAGATGTATGTAATGGATTTGACGATTCTCAAGATAATGATAATGATGGTATACCAGATGGCTGTGATCAAGATGATGACAATGACGGCATATTAGATTCTGTTGAATGCTCATTACCAGAAATTGATCAAAACTTTAATAATTGGTCACTGGGAAGCGGATGGACAGTTTTAGGCGGTGGATCACAAGCACGAAATCAAAACAACGACAGTGATAGTCAAATTTGTTATACAGTAAATGATGTCCAATCAATAGCTGCTGCATCTTTCGTGAAGTTTAACTTCTTAGTTAGAACTAATGGTTCAGGAAATGCTATTGTTAATACTGGTGTTGCAACGTTGGAATTTCAAATTAATGGTACAACATATACAACTTTTTATAATCCTGGGGATAATTCTAGCACTAATGCCACAGTTAATGCAAGTAACGGTGCGATAGCTTCATTAAGTAGTTTTCCAATTTCAACTACTTCAGGGGCGTTAACAGATGTTTCTGTTATCATACCATGGTCAGGTGCTGCAACTATGGATATTTGTTTTAATTACTCTGCGTTGCAAGATGATTGGGATATTTCTGCAGTACTAATCGTCGATGCTGATAAGTTTGCATGCGATTCTGATGGCGATGAAGTTCCTGACACTATTGATTTAGATGCTGATAATGATGGTATATATGATGTAATCGAAGCAGGAGGAACCGATACTGATAACAACGGAGAAGCTGATGGAGTCGTAAGTTCTTCAGGTGTTCCTGATACAGCAGGTTCGGGGATAACCCCTATAGAAACTACGAGTGGTACTCCCGACTATCTCAATTTAGATAGCGATGCGGATGGATGTTCAGACGCAAACGAAGCTTATGATGATAGTACTGCCGATAATAGTGATGGCTTTGAATACAGTAATGCAGATAATGCTACTGTCTCAGACGGATCCGGAATTATTTTGTTGAATGGTTTAGTATCAAGTGCAACATATACCACAGGAAACGTGGCTGCTGTAACTGCAATAGGAATAGATATTGATGGAGATGGCTTAATAGGAGCTTGTGATTTAGATGACGACGGTGATGGAGATCCAGACACTACAGACCCAGACCCATTAGATCCATGTATATTTAGTACAAATCAAAATACAGCGAATGTAGAAACTAGCTGGAACAACCTAGATTGTGATGGAGATGGAGAAACCAACGGAACCGAAATTAGTAATGGAACAGATCCAACTGGTTCTTGTGATGTTACCGTTCCTTCTGTAAGAACTACCGGTGATGATAATTATGCTATTTGGGCTGCAGCAGATTGTGATGGGGATGGAAATAGTAACGGAACAGACCCGAATCCTTTTACACCTACGGCTGTAGATGATAACACTTCAGCTGATGTAGGCACTCCAAAATCATATAATGTCGTAAATAATGATGACTTCTTAATAGGGAGTACAATAACAATTATTCCATCTGGGACTACAGCCCCTACAGAAACACAACAAACTAATGGAATTGGTCCTATTTCTGTTGATAGTGCTAAAGGAGAAATAACATATACTGCTGATCCTAGTGAGGATCCTGGTTTTGTATATATTGTTTATGAAATTT encodes:
- a CDS encoding gliding motility-associated C-terminal domain-containing protein, encoding MKTQNQLFKKKLYSMVLLVFAFSSSYAQLSNTHYIPPMYCPEYNANNWGNEELHLSTPSSTAFTVFVEDGAGNPVGAGNNGTLGAYDIVNGAPYVLSLGTAPSGYASALTANLGDVIDGNGSGLKLTASENFYVNFKVNGGSQAASLTSKGTSALGTHFKWAGPPNRTTYAAGGYSVLSIMATQDGTVIDVTDYDTDLLIQRNTDASAITDDALNFTLNAGESYILAVRANTGTANRTGFIGADITSTSPIAVTTGGTLFAIANTGGRDLGIDQLVPIELLGTEYVVIQGNGGSSERVILTGTANGTSVNVNGAFYGTVENGTFLEINGSEFSANENMLIETTGAVYVHHAIIGVNGSANTDGLNFIPPLSCFNDIELNELSSPRVIAGTSYTASSLMVTTIAGSTLLVNGTATTETEKAVPNSTTWVTYKIPIDNDGNYSVSSNNPIAVSLFGGSGNAGFGGYFSSFGSAPYLEANQYLNYCYDELSVISSVPPSGITWYKDGVAIPGETGNTFIPTQSGTYSALIDVAFCQSFTSQFTYVFDDDDLDGLPNDCDPNDDNIDTDGDGIPDGADADVDGDGTLDNGPDCDGDGINDLFDSTPCPGDVADPATDSDGDGITDENDLIDNTVDTDGDGLPDAIDPDNNNPDTDGDGVPDGVDIDPDGDGIANNGTDSDGDGINDFSDIDNNPGAPDSDGDGIIDSEDTIDNTADADGDGLPDHLDPDDGNCDTDGDGIVDGADIDVNGDGTNDNGADTDGDGVNNQFDSDVDGNGTIDNGPDADDNGLNDDKQPLDTDGDGIPDGCDTDPSNPCSPSADSLYVPVDTADCDNDGLTYAEEITAGTDPDLADTDGDGITDGQEVSDGTDPLNDCDSFGGIPLGTSDCDGDGVPNATDVCNGFDDSQDNDNDGIPDGCDQDDDNDGILDSVECSLPEIDQNFNNWSLGSGWTVLGGGSQARNQNNDSDSQICYTVNDVQSIAAASFVKFNFLVRTNGSGNAIVNTGVATLEFQINGTTYTTFYNPGDNSSTNATVNASNGAIASLSSFPISTTSGALTDVSVIIPWSGAATMDICFNYSALQDDWDISAVLIVDADKFACDSDGDEVPDTIDLDADNDGIYDVIEAGGTDTDNNGEADGVVSSSGVPDTAGSGITPIETTSGTPDYLNLDSDADGCSDANEAYDDSTADNSDGFEYSNADNATVSDGSGIILLNGLVSSATYTTGNVAAVTAIGIDIDGDGLIGACDLDDDGDGDPDTTDPDPLDPCIFSTNQNTANVETSWNNLDCDGDGETNGTEISNGTDPTGSCDVTVPSVRTTGDDNYAIWAAADCDGDGNSNGTDPNPFTPTAVDDNTSADVGTPKSYNVVNNDDFLIGSTITIIPSGTTAPTETQQTNGIGPISVDSAKGEITYTADPSEDPGFVYIVYEICNGTICDTAVLSIAIPACSDVDGDNICDIFDSAINDPCEPSSDPDWQPQGTNDCDGDGLTNDEETTGVDDPSTPANPNGNTTDPNLTDTDGDGISDGQEALDGTDPNNDCDSVGGTPLGTSDCDNDGLTEAEEATAGTDPNNPDSDGDGVLDGTEVNIDNTLPLDLCSYIISSATEAPSAAWNTADCDGDGITNGQEIIDGTDSLNPCSPARAAGYTGYDATNAIWAAADCDADGVTNGTENTNGTDPYNTDTDGDGVPDNTDVDPLDPCSPAQAAGYTGYDATNALWAAADCDADGVTNGTEDTNGTDPYNTDTDGDGVPDNTDVDPLDPCSPAQAAGYTGYDATNAIWAAADCDADGVTNGTENTNGTDPYNTDTDGDGVPDNTDVDPLDPCSPAQAAGYTGYDATNAIWAAADCDADGVINGTEDTNGTDPYNTDTDGDGVPDNTDVDPLDPCSPAQAAGYTGYDATNAIWAAADCDADGVTNGTEDTNGTDPYNTDTDGDGVPDNTDVDPLDPCSPAQAAGYTGYDATNAIWAAADCDADGVTNGTENTNGTDPYNTDTDGDGVPDNTDVDPLDPCNPAQAAGYTGYDATNAIWAAADCDADGVTNGTENTNGTDPYNTDTDGDGVPDNTDVDPLDPCSPAQAAGYTGYDATNAIWAAADCDADGVINGTEDTNGTDPYNTDTDGDGVPDNTDVDPLDPCSPAQAAGYTGYDATNAIWAAADCDADGVTNGTEDTNGTDPYNTDTDGDGVPDNTDVDPLDPCSPAQAAGYSGYDATNALWAAADCDADGVTNGTEDTNGTDPYNTDTDGDGVPDNTDVDPLDPCSPAQSAGYTGYDATNAIWAAADCDADGVINGTEDTNGTDPYNTDTDGDGVPDNTDVDPLDPCSPAQAAGYSGYDATNALWAAADCDADGVINGTEDTNGTDPYNTDTDGDGISDSQEMTDGTDPLNDCDSIGGSPLGISDCDMDGLTTDEEVALGTDPNDPDSDGDGILDGQEVLDGTDPLDDCDYNGGKALPDSDCDADGLTTAQEDAIGSDPNNADTDGDTIPDGQEVTDGTDPLDPCDAIGGVPTLAAGCDEEVVSSGIAVANEILTPDGDGVNDFFRIENIESFPNNTVQIYNRWGVVVYEMAGYDNQSNVFRGASNGRVTISTDSELPVGVYFYIIKYVNEGNHLNKAGYLYINR
- a CDS encoding type IX secretion system membrane protein PorP/SprF, with the protein product MKKYLIIALFVFAGTTTLSAQQDAQYTQYMYNTISVNPAYAGSRGVLSIAALHRSQWVGLDGAPTTQTLNLHTPVSRRVGLGLSIVNDEIGNGTNQDTYFDAAFSYTIPTSEEGKLSFGLKAGGHFLNIDFSKLRNYGAESNLPNVDNKFSPNFGAGVYYHTNNFYSGLSVPNFLQTEHFDSAGTNSSSFLAEERLNIYFITGYVFDLNPNLKFKPAALVKAVKGAPLQIDVSANFLINDKFSVGAAYRWDAAVSLLAGFQISEQLMLGLAYDKETTDLGATRFNDGSFEIFLRYEFLTRYKKVITPRFF